A genomic region of Serratia fonticola contains the following coding sequences:
- the mtr gene encoding tryptophan permease, with protein MATLLVKNKAPSLIGGAMIIGGTIIGAGMFSLPVVMSGAWFFWSLLALIFTWFCMLHSGLMILEANLNYHIGASFDTITKDLLGNRWNILNGLTVAFVLYILTYAYISASGSVIQHTFAQMGIAFPARLGGILFALAVAFIVWLSTRAVSRMTTIVLGAKILTFFMTFGGLLWHIEPAVLLNSAEVNPSYLPYVWMTLPFCLASFGYHGNVPSLMKYYGKDPLTIRRCLLLGTLMALVLYVIWLVGTMGNIPRPAFVEIAEKGGNIDVLVQTLSGLLNSSTLDLLLTVFSNFAVASSFLGVTLGLFDYLADLFKFDDTPQGRFKTSLVTFLPPMLGGMIWPNGFIYAIGFAGLAATVWAAIVPALLARASRKRFNSPCYRVWGGNGMIILILLFGVGNALIHILSSFNLMPVYR; from the coding sequence ATGGCTACATTATTGGTAAAAAATAAAGCGCCCTCTCTGATTGGCGGGGCAATGATTATTGGTGGAACCATTATTGGCGCGGGCATGTTTTCTCTCCCCGTGGTGATGTCCGGCGCCTGGTTTTTCTGGTCACTGCTGGCATTGATTTTTACTTGGTTTTGCATGTTGCATTCCGGGTTAATGATCCTCGAAGCAAATCTCAATTATCATATTGGCGCTAGCTTCGATACGATTACCAAAGATCTGTTAGGTAATCGCTGGAATATTCTCAACGGTCTGACTGTGGCGTTTGTTCTGTATATTCTGACCTATGCTTATATTTCAGCCAGCGGTTCCGTGATCCAGCATACTTTTGCGCAGATGGGGATCGCCTTTCCGGCGCGACTGGGCGGGATACTTTTTGCCTTGGCGGTGGCGTTTATCGTTTGGTTAAGCACTCGGGCGGTAAGCCGGATGACCACTATCGTGCTCGGGGCCAAAATACTCACGTTCTTCATGACATTCGGTGGTCTGCTCTGGCACATCGAGCCTGCCGTTCTGCTTAATAGTGCCGAAGTCAACCCCAGCTACCTACCCTACGTATGGATGACACTGCCGTTTTGCCTCGCCTCGTTTGGTTATCACGGTAACGTGCCAAGCCTGATGAAATACTATGGTAAGGATCCACTGACCATTCGACGCTGCCTATTACTGGGCACATTGATGGCACTGGTGCTGTATGTGATCTGGCTGGTGGGTACGATGGGTAATATTCCACGCCCTGCGTTTGTTGAGATAGCGGAGAAGGGCGGAAATATTGATGTGCTGGTGCAAACATTGAGTGGTTTGCTTAACAGTTCAACTCTTGATCTGCTGTTGACCGTGTTTTCCAACTTTGCCGTTGCCAGCTCGTTCCTCGGCGTGACGCTTGGGTTGTTTGATTACCTGGCCGATCTGTTTAAATTTGATGACACTCCTCAAGGGCGATTCAAGACATCGTTAGTCACCTTCCTGCCGCCCATGTTGGGAGGTATGATCTGGCCGAACGGCTTTATCTATGCCATCGGATTTGCCGGGCTGGCGGCGACCGTCTGGGCAGCAATTGTTCCTGCTTTGCTGGCACGAGCCTCCCGCAAACGCTTCAATAGCCCGTGCTATCGAGTATGGGGAGGGAACGGTATGATCATTCTCATTTTACTCTTTGGCGTGGGCAATGCGTTGATCCATATTTTATCCAGCTTTAACCTAATGCCCGTTTATCGTTAA
- a CDS encoding VOC family protein, which translates to MFKPNSVILYVDNVDTSTEFYKAIFGEDPIESFPGFSVFSLKDGFILGLQTKHDIEPKPQPAFGGFELCLSDISIEEVDTIYHDFKTRNVPMALPPTRLEFGYTFVALDPDGHRIRLCATDTSGIEKL; encoded by the coding sequence ATGTTCAAGCCTAATAGTGTGATTTTATATGTTGACAACGTAGATACCAGCACCGAGTTTTACAAAGCTATTTTCGGCGAAGATCCCATCGAATCTTTCCCTGGGTTTTCCGTATTCTCGTTAAAAGATGGTTTTATTTTAGGGCTGCAAACCAAGCACGATATCGAGCCTAAGCCCCAGCCTGCATTTGGCGGATTTGAACTGTGCTTAAGTGACATTTCGATCGAAGAAGTCGATACTATTTACCATGATTTTAAAACGCGCAATGTTCCGATGGCGCTACCACCAACAAGACTTGAGTTTGGATATACTTTCGTTGCGCTAGATCCGGATGGGCACCGCATTCGTCTGTGTGCAACAGATACTAGCGGGATTGAGAAACTGTAA
- a CDS encoding alpha/beta fold hydrolase: MTRETQCYQRIKLSCGTSINVTSWGKRSAPSCLLIHGLDNNTHIWDNIATEISEDFRVYAIDIRGHGDSDWASCNTYTLHTFINDIEQVRAYLSLSDFIIIGHSLGGKIATYYTAKYLEHVKKLVIIDMAPEISNNIIEKLKSDSINQPEKFQSIQDCNTYMQTLYPLSQHSFLYDYCQHSFSHQNDHYTNKTDPAFKHKMFQPSSLDGYINPLQDGKMWDALSKINIPTLIIRGGFSAVLSSQVANKMANILPNATISIIERAGHAVILDNPQQTTNAIINFI; this comes from the coding sequence ATGACTAGGGAAACGCAATGCTACCAAAGAATAAAACTCTCCTGTGGGACCTCTATCAACGTGACATCTTGGGGGAAACGATCGGCACCGTCTTGCCTACTTATCCACGGATTAGATAACAATACACATATTTGGGACAATATAGCAACAGAAATTAGTGAAGATTTCCGAGTCTACGCCATCGATATTAGAGGGCATGGAGATTCTGATTGGGCCAGCTGCAATACCTATACGTTACATACCTTCATCAACGATATAGAACAAGTCAGAGCTTACTTGTCTCTCTCGGATTTTATTATTATTGGTCACTCTCTCGGGGGAAAAATAGCCACTTATTACACAGCCAAATATCTGGAGCATGTCAAAAAATTAGTTATCATCGACATGGCCCCTGAAATTAGCAACAATATAATTGAAAAACTAAAATCAGACAGCATAAACCAGCCTGAAAAATTTCAAAGCATCCAAGACTGCAATACATACATGCAGACCCTCTATCCTCTATCTCAACACTCCTTTTTATATGACTATTGTCAGCATAGCTTCTCGCATCAGAATGATCACTACACTAATAAAACGGATCCCGCGTTTAAACACAAGATGTTTCAGCCATCTAGTTTGGACGGGTACATCAATCCTTTACAGGACGGAAAAATGTGGGATGCTCTGTCTAAGATAAACATTCCCACTTTAATTATTCGCGGTGGTTTTTCAGCAGTATTGTCCAGCCAAGTGGCAAATAAGATGGCAAATATATTGCCAAATGCCACTATAAGTATTATAGAACGAGCGGGACACGCAGTCATACTCGATAACCCCCAACAAACTACAAATGCAATAATAAATTTCATCTAA
- the dinB gene encoding DNA polymerase IV yields MMLNFKQRRFKIIHIDMDCFYAQVEMRDNPALKDLPIAIGGPTKTQGILCTSNYKAREFGVRAAQSTYEAFKLCPELVLIHPDFAKYKLISDQLSSIYRKYSEKIQLISLDEAYIDVTDSQLHNGSATLIAQSIKKDIFKTLNLTASAGVSFNKMLAKIASDWNKPNGLFVITPDMRDTFMKTLPLIKIPGVGKVGYEKLKKIGLSTCGDVVERDITDLINLFGKRTALKLLEACHGVSNAVVKEKSQRKSFGIEKTFYDHISDNEVIGREIDELVSNYNLRLAELDDFHFWQRRISHVSVKIRFNDFETLTRVIGITAHESEKLIANRFINKETAEILKAQLISMHFDVKKQIRLIGIGIKFEESTDNQLELFSTQ; encoded by the coding sequence ATGATGCTTAACTTCAAACAGCGTAGGTTCAAAATCATTCATATTGATATGGATTGTTTCTATGCTCAGGTAGAGATGAGGGATAATCCGGCACTAAAAGATCTCCCCATCGCCATCGGTGGCCCAACAAAAACCCAAGGTATTCTCTGTACCAGTAACTATAAAGCCAGAGAGTTCGGCGTTCGGGCCGCACAATCAACATATGAAGCTTTCAAGCTTTGCCCAGAACTCGTATTGATTCACCCTGACTTTGCTAAATACAAATTGATATCCGATCAGCTCAGTTCCATTTATCGTAAGTATTCAGAAAAAATACAGCTTATTTCACTTGATGAGGCATATATTGATGTTACCGATAGCCAACTGCATAATGGTTCGGCAACGCTGATTGCTCAAAGTATAAAAAAAGATATTTTTAAAACATTAAACTTAACGGCCAGTGCTGGAGTATCTTTTAATAAAATGCTTGCAAAAATAGCCAGTGATTGGAATAAACCAAACGGGCTTTTCGTCATTACGCCGGACATGCGGGATACTTTTATGAAAACCCTGCCTTTGATTAAAATACCCGGCGTCGGAAAAGTTGGGTATGAGAAACTCAAAAAAATCGGATTATCAACTTGCGGCGATGTGGTTGAGCGAGATATTACCGACCTCATTAATTTATTTGGTAAACGCACTGCATTAAAACTTTTAGAAGCATGTCACGGCGTATCGAATGCCGTCGTTAAAGAAAAAAGCCAACGAAAATCATTTGGAATAGAAAAAACATTCTATGATCACATTTCCGATAATGAAGTGATAGGTAGAGAAATCGATGAGTTAGTGTCAAACTACAACCTAAGGTTGGCTGAACTGGATGACTTTCATTTCTGGCAACGCCGAATATCACATGTATCAGTAAAGATAAGATTTAATGACTTTGAGACTCTGACCCGAGTCATTGGTATCACCGCTCATGAATCCGAAAAACTCATAGCCAACAGATTCATTAATAAAGAAACTGCTGAAATACTCAAAGCACAGCTGATCTCCATGCATTTTGATGTCAAAAAGCAGATACGACTCATCGGCATTGGAATCAAGTTTGAGGAGAGCACTGATAATCAATTAGAACTTTTCTCAACGCAATAA